The Thermotoga sp. DNA segment ATCCGTGTGGAGGAGGGATAACGTGGAAAGCTTGAAACTCGAGAAAGTAGAGCAAGAAGACAAGATAGTCGTGAAGGTTCATGGGGAAATCGATGCTTACAATTCCTCAGAACTGAAAGAACAGCTGAGGAACCTTGTTTCATCGACAGACAAGAAGAAAATTATCTTGGATCTTTCGTCCGTTTCCTATATGGACAGCGCAGGCCTGGGTACACTGGTTGTCATTTTAAAAGATGCGAAGATCAACGGGAAAGACTTTATTCTCAGTTCTCTGAAAGAGAGTATCCTGAGAATCTTCAAACTCACACACCTGGACAAGATCTTCAAGATCGTCGACACAACAGAGGAGGTGTAAGATGGGGTTTCAAATAGCAATCGATGGACCAGCGGCTTCGGGAAAATCCACCATTGCCAGGCTCTTGGCAGAAAGACTGGGATTTGAACATTTGAACACGGGAGCCACTTACCGTGCTGCTGCAGTCTACTTGAAGGAAAAAGGGTTGAATCCTTCTTCGCCCAGAGAAGAGCTGGAGAGAGCTCTTAGGAGCATGAGTATAGATTACAGAGATGGGAAGGTACTTGTCAACGGAGAAGACTACACAGAAAGGATTCAGAGTCCTGAGGTAGGTATTCTTGCTTCAGATTTTGCAAAACTCGAGGTGGTAAGATACTATCTCATCAGGATACAAAGAGAGATCTGTGATGATAAAAACGTCGTGGTTGAGGGGAGAGACATAGGAACTGTCGTTTTGCCGAACGCTCAGCTCAAGATATTCCTTACAGCTTCTCTGGAAGTTCGGGTTGAGAGGAAACTGATGGAATATCAAAAAAGAGGATTGAATGTTAGCAGGGAGGAAGTTGAGAAAGAGTTAATTTCGAGGGACAAACAGGACTCCAAGAGAAGTGTTTCTCCGCTGAAACC contains these protein-coding regions:
- a CDS encoding STAS domain-containing protein — encoded protein: MESLKLEKVEQEDKIVVKVHGEIDAYNSSELKEQLRNLVSSTDKKKIILDLSSVSYMDSAGLGTLVVILKDAKINGKDFILSSLKESILRIFKLTHLDKIFKIVDTTEEV
- the cmk gene encoding (d)CMP kinase, with the translated sequence MGFQIAIDGPAASGKSTIARLLAERLGFEHLNTGATYRAAAVYLKEKGLNPSSPREELERALRSMSIDYRDGKVLVNGEDYTERIQSPEVGILASDFAKLEVVRYYLIRIQREICDDKNVVVEGRDIGTVVLPNAQLKIFLTASLEVRVERKLMEYQKRGLNVSREEVEKELISRDKQDSKRSVSPLKPAEDAVVIDTTNMSVNEVLQKILELVEERIRS